DNA sequence from the uncultured Ilyobacter sp. genome:
AATAGATATTATACCAGTTTAGGAATATTATTTCTTAAAATTTAGGAGGATAAATGAGTAATTACGCCGAAATAATAGACAAAATAAAAAATTCCGAAAGAATTCTTCTGACATCTCATATAAACCCAGACGGAGATGCCTTAGGATCTGGACTAGCACTATTTCTTGCCTTGAATAAATACAATAAAATTCAAAGTGAGTCAGACGATAACTATATGGACAAAGTAGTTAGGTTTGTATTAGAAGACAATGTTCCTGGAAATCTCAAGTTTCTTAAGGGAACTGAAATGATTGAAAATGTAAAAAATGTAAATAGTAAATATAAATTTGATCTCGTTATCTGTCTTGATTCTGCTAACAAAGAGAGAATAGGAAGTGTAGAAAGACTTATAGGAGATGACAGTTTTGTAATAAATATAGATCATCATACAAGCAATACCAGGTATGGAGATATAAACTGCATAGAAAACATATCTTCGACATCTGAGATAATATATAAATTTATAAAAGAGATGGGAATAGAGATAGATACAATTATGGGAGAAGCTGTTTATACAGGTGTTGTAAATGACACTGGAAATTTCGCCCATTCAAATGTTACAAAAGATACCTTTCTTTTAGCCAGCGACCTTTTAGAAAAGGGCGTTGATAACTCTAAAATTGTAAGAGAGTTTTATAACAGCAAGAGCATGTCTACACTTAGGTTAATGGGAAAGGCCTTAGAAGACATGGTGTATGTACCTGAAAAAAAACTTGTTCATCTCTTTGTATCTCTTGATACCCTCAAAGAACTAGATGCTAAAAAAGAGGATTCAGAGGGGCTAGTGGAATTAATAAATTCTTACGAAGGTTCTGAAGTATCTTTGTTTTTGAGGGAAGAGGAAAAAGGAAAGATCAAGGGAAGTATGAGGAGTAAACATGACAAAGATGTAAATGCCATTGCCAAAATATTTGGTGGCGGAGGACATATAAAAGCGGCAGGCTTTACCAGTAGTTTATCAGAAAAGGAGATAATAGAAAAAGTAACGGCTATGCTCTAAGGGGGAAAGATTATGAAAAAGATGTTTGTGTTTTTTCTAATATTACTTACAATAACAGGTTGCAGTAAAACTACAAGTACTGTAAAAAAAGATGATAAAATTCAAAAGCTGAGAGAATATGATGAGGCCAAGTCCCAAGCTGGGCCTAAAAGAAAAATCGTCATAGGAAAAGTAAAAAATGAAACAAGATTTGGGAACAAAAGACTTGGGGATATAGCAAAGGATGTATTAATAGCTGAATTTTCAAAGACCAATAAGTTTATTGTTTTAGAAAGAGAAGACCTTGATGCTGTAATGGAGGAAACTGAGTTTTCCAATGCACTTGGACAGGGTATTATTGCTGGTCAGCAACAGTTCTTAGACGCCGAATATGTAATCGTAGGTTCGATCACTAAATATGCAGTAAATACAACAGGTTCAAGTAAAATCATTTCAAAATCTAAGGAACAAAGAGCAGAAGTTGCAATTGATATCAAGGTAATTGATGTTAGAACTGGTAAAGTATGGAGTGAGCTTGGAGAAGGTTATTCTACTGTGAAATATGGGACAACCTTTGGCGTAGGAACTTCTGGAGGATATGATGAGAGTTTAGAACAGGAGGCTTTCAGAGCTGCTACCATTAATTCTATGGAAAATATTATAGAGAGAATTGATAAGACGCCTTGGAGTGCAAAAGTGGCAAAAGTATACTCTAATAAAATAATAATTAACTCAGGAAAACTTAGTAATCTAAAGATAGGGACTAAATTAGATGTCTTTAAGCAGGGTGAAAAAATCGAGTTTGAAGGAGAATTTTTAGGCTATATAGAGGAAAAAAAAGGAACTGCCAAGATAATAGATTACATGGGTGAAGATGCAGCCATTGGAGTTTTTGACGGTGAAAAAATAGACCTTCCGGCAGTAGTAAAAATAAGAAGATAGGGTGTTTTTATGAGAAGAGGAGTAATAATAACTATCCTTCTCCTGATTTTTTTAACAGGTTGCAGCAGTAGAAGAATGGTGCGTCAGAGTGAGACAAATGTACCACCTGCAAAACTTGCCATCCTCCCTATAGACAATTTGACAAATGATGTATTAGGAGCACAGGTTCTAAGGGAGGTCGTATATGCCGCTTTTATGGAAAATCCCAAAGGATACGAGGTTCAGACATTGCAAGAGACAGATGAACTTTTGCTCAATGAGGGGATAACTGACGGTGGACAGCTTTCTATTATTCACCCTATCGAACTCTCTGAAATTTTGGGAACAGATGGACTTCTTTATATAAAGCTCGAAGAACTATCTCTTATAACCTTGCCTTTTTATCATGTGCGAAAAATAGATATGACTTACAGGATGTATAATTTTGGGAAACTCTATAGTGAAGAACCCCTTGTTGTGGCCAATAGATTTTTAGATATAAACGGTATTTTAAAAACAATAGATGATCCTTCTAATGGTTTGGCCTATGCTGGTAGGGGTATAGCTATACATCAAGGCCTTAGATTTCTTACAGCAGGCCTTGCAAAACACGAGTTAAGACCTGAGATGGGGATGATCTCGTTAAAACTTTTGAGAACTCTCCCTATAGGTTTGGCAGACAGCAAAGAGTACAGAGAAAAGGTTGAAAAGGAAATACTGAAACTCAGGGAGAAATTTATGAATAATGAAAATTTTATTCCTGAAAATCTGGAAAATGAATATATTGAGAAAAAAATCATAGAAGATGGAATTCAATTGATAAATTAAATCTTGTCTTTACTTGTATTTTTCCAATAAAAATATTAATATATAAAATAAGAACTATGTATTAAAAGGAGACAGCCTATGAATTTCGATATAGTATTTCTAAAACCAGAAAAATTTGAAGAATGTATGAATATAGTAGAGCATATAAGAAAAGAGAGGATAGTTCATATAAACCTTTCGAAATTAGATGCGAAAAATTCTCAGAGAGTATTAGACTTTGTCAGTGGGGCAGTTTATATTCAAGAAGCCCAGATAATCCAGCCAGGGGAGCAGGTATTTTGCTCAGTTCCAAA
Encoded proteins:
- a CDS encoding bifunctional oligoribonuclease/PAP phosphatase NrnA; this translates as MSNYAEIIDKIKNSERILLTSHINPDGDALGSGLALFLALNKYNKIQSESDDNYMDKVVRFVLEDNVPGNLKFLKGTEMIENVKNVNSKYKFDLVICLDSANKERIGSVERLIGDDSFVINIDHHTSNTRYGDINCIENISSTSEIIYKFIKEMGIEIDTIMGEAVYTGVVNDTGNFAHSNVTKDTFLLASDLLEKGVDNSKIVREFYNSKSMSTLRLMGKALEDMVYVPEKKLVHLFVSLDTLKELDAKKEDSEGLVELINSYEGSEVSLFLREEEKGKIKGSMRSKHDKDVNAIAKIFGGGGHIKAAGFTSSLSEKEIIEKVTAML
- a CDS encoding CsgG/HfaB family protein produces the protein MKKMFVFFLILLTITGCSKTTSTVKKDDKIQKLREYDEAKSQAGPKRKIVIGKVKNETRFGNKRLGDIAKDVLIAEFSKTNKFIVLEREDLDAVMEETEFSNALGQGIIAGQQQFLDAEYVIVGSITKYAVNTTGSSKIISKSKEQRAEVAIDIKVIDVRTGKVWSELGEGYSTVKYGTTFGVGTSGGYDESLEQEAFRAATINSMENIIERIDKTPWSAKVAKVYSNKIIINSGKLSNLKIGTKLDVFKQGEKIEFEGEFLGYIEEKKGTAKIIDYMGEDAAIGVFDGEKIDLPAVVKIRR
- a CDS encoding GNA1162 family protein: MRRGVIITILLLIFLTGCSSRRMVRQSETNVPPAKLAILPIDNLTNDVLGAQVLREVVYAAFMENPKGYEVQTLQETDELLLNEGITDGGQLSIIHPIELSEILGTDGLLYIKLEELSLITLPFYHVRKIDMTYRMYNFGKLYSEEPLVVANRFLDINGILKTIDDPSNGLAYAGRGIAIHQGLRFLTAGLAKHELRPEMGMISLKLLRTLPIGLADSKEYREKVEKEILKLREKFMNNENFIPENLENEYIEKKIIEDGIQLIN
- a CDS encoding cell division protein SepF, with amino-acid sequence MNFDIVFLKPEKFEECMNIVEHIRKERIVHINLSKLDAKNSQRVLDFVSGAVYIQEAQIIQPGEQVFCSVPKGKSYFMEGKEKPITGDTELIDLRYDEEEEIKPKFG